The genomic region CCCATATGAATTAGGGTTTAGAGATTTAGGTTTCCAGATTCATTTTGATTTGGATTTTTGGGTGCAATAATCCATATTATGCATCCTTCTATGGCATGTTGAAAAAATATATTTGATATCTTCAATTTTCACCATTTGTTTCCAAAGACAATGAaccctcaaaccaatttcttttggaattggctttgctGGTTTCCAAAAACACACATTAGAAATCATCAAGCTTTACCAAatctcctactgatttctcaatcaaccttggccaacgaacaaaaTGGTCAAAGCCAAattcctttgcactttaggctccactagacctagacaggtataccttaatctccaaagtatgaagagacttctttatagtgaattaaAGCTTGTCAAATTAATTGTTTGCAAGAATGGTAAAATGTTTCCTGCAACtttgctttattatgtgcttttaactttctttaatctgaaaacttgaatgttattaatagtgaatgaattcttataaaagaatgctattggaaccttaagtaattatgaaagaacaataatgataggaataagaagtatgtttccctaatgaggaccttatgcacaccaaatttacttAGAAACAACTAAcaatagaccaatgccttatctgacaatttatatgttacttagaGGATCAATATTTGTAATCAACTTTGGAAAAAGTTTAAAAAACTCACAAATATGTAAGACTATCGCTGCAATGGTTTCATTATatgttgcaagaataacaaaaacaattttgtTTCCTATACAACAACATGTGATTGCACACTAcaacaaatcttaattagatttatccaaagaacttgattcatcaacaccatgtaacataaaatgatctagagataaagacaacaaatcttatttattaattttacaataaaaaataatacaaaagaCACCAactcacaggtacttcatgatattcttgcttGCACAAGAATGACTTCATTTCTATAGACTTGCTTTAACATAAAACTACTAGTCCCAACAAACAATCTGAAAGATAGGAGCTTGTAAATTGTGAACTCCTCCTtgtatacaaaaatgactccctatacatatgcaactcaaaagacacaaatgaaaggacacaccctttcattagtacaaactaaaaactgaaaaaaaacaaaaaaactaactaataactccctaactgctataacaactaacaatattacaaaacatattacaattgaAACAAATTAACTCTAGCCATCCATGACCAAGCCACATTTCTGAACATGTCGTAGgtaggcctcatccttgtaagtgctAGCATTGAAGATGATATCCCACACTGCAATTTCTATAGTTACAAAGTTTTCCAACAAGTCTACTATCTCTACCATGTCAAAGGTGTCAGCCTGTGCAATTTCTAGGGAATCATTAAGTAATGATAACATTCTCTAATCCCCACAATCCTTTCCTTAATCTACCCGTTTTCATATATCACTTCTGGAATACCATGCCGCACAATTCCCTGacaatcatcatattcaacctttATGTCTGCATCGAAATTCTCATGCTTTTTAATCAGTCTTGAGATTATCTCAATAATTACACTGTATGCCTGACTAGCCTTCTTATCCTGCAAGAGCATATGTAATCTGTCAGAGTTTCTCTTATGTGACATACTATTATCCATATTCTTCTTGTAAATTGTCCAGAAGTCTTCAAGAACTTCATTTAACTTTTCAAATCTTTTTGACAATAGGACACATGTTGAGTCTGCCCTTATGTTCaacattttctctttcaacttcttatTTTCTTTATGAAATTTCTCACACTTCTTCTTCAATTTGGATTCATCTGTTACTTGGGGTACATGATGACCTCTACTTCTAAAGTTCTCTTCATACAATGACTTGTATTTCCCTGCCTCTTTTACTAACATCTTCATCTATGCCTTATTCAATTTGGAAATATCAATCCCCATATCTACTATGACAATTGGATCCACTTCACCAACTTTTAGCTTCATCATATGACTGACAACtttatcaacatcaattatattTGGCCTTTTATTTGGAGGATAAAGAGCCCACAACAACATAGCTTCCTCATCTTGGTCATACCTTGAcccaatgaaaatatcatcaactcCTTGAATATCCGATTTGAATTCTTTATTCTCTGAATTTAACAAACTGTCAAAAATATATGAGGCACCGAAATCCCAGCCAGGAAAAATAATAATCCTCACCTCTGAAAGCAATTGTCTCCCTCTTTGAGGGGTCATCGCATCCATCTCTGCATCAATCTCACTTTCAGCCTTCTTGTTAACTCTGCCTCATTATCTAGGGTGATGTCACGGATTGCATCCTTCAATATTTTGCCTTTTAATTGATACAAAAAGGTCCTAATCTCTTTAGACAtaacaaaaacatcatcagacacaaaggtgTTATGCTCCTCCAATTTGGCATCAACATCAGCATTCACCCTTGCAACAATTTGATCCTATGCTTCaggttcctcttctctttcagacATTTTATATCTTGAGACAACCTCATTTTCACCTGattcactttcaacttcttcttcctccatttcctatagtcTTTGTATTCTTTCTTCTAATTTATGATTCAAATCCTGAAAAATTTGTATAGCTTCCTCTAACTCCTTGTTTCTGAAGATATCCAGAGCTTCAATATGCTCATGCAAGTAATCACCAAGATTCTTCTTTTTTCTACACTAGTGTATATAGCCCTTTGGGTCATAATTTTTCCTACTTGTGTGCTCATACAGATTATAATCCTCTATTAACATTCTGTCAATAACTttataagcctttgttgatacaatggtgaaatcaccaaaatgcagAGTTCTGGGTAGAAATGTCTATTTATGTGCACCCCCAAAATTCTTAGCATTCGACACACTTACCTACCTTACAATTTCAAGGTATGCAATTATATGAGGCACCAATTTTGGTAACATATAAGGGGCATCTTCAAACCCATAAATTCTAACATATAAGAAATCTTGGCAtacgtaccaatcaccccaattattaTTCACTCTTGTATCTCCATGCTCATGGCGTCTAAGAAATCTTTAAATTTCTTTTGAgaatgatccatcacaagaaaccACAAAAATCTTTGTATAGTGGTTGAACAAAAAGCTCTCCAAATTTGACATAATGAGATCTCATGAATTGATAATCCCACAGTGATACCTACAATTGTATTGGCTGCTCTTGCCCATCCTCAccataaacatttaatttcaattcttcAAGCCACAACCCCTTGGGTCACCAgtaaaacaagataatatgcatcaataatgaataaaatttaaaagatttaTCAGGGTTTTTGTAAAGATTTAAGAAGCCCTCATGCATTTTTTCTACATTGTAGGCAATATAATCAAATTGTCTCATCTCACACATTTGTATATCTGTAGTAAGTACTAGAGGTCCGATTCGAGCCACATCTAGAATCTCAACTCCTCCTGCTTGATCGCATGCCATGCATGTATATTGCAAATAATGTCTCAAAATGTTGATGTTGAATGGGGGGCCCATCTTCATGTGTCAATTTCCCTTTCTCAACCTTATGGATGGTCAAATTCCTCCCATTATATATAGTATCCATCTTTTTATATTCTTCTTCCAGCTTCTCGAAAGACAGAGGCACATCGGATTcaaaaccaagaccaaaaacctcatgaatggtagcTACTGAAAGATAGATGAAGGCATCGCCACTTGGTAATTGGATACATATTTTCATGTAATCATAAGCCCTAGTCAGTGCTTTCAAtaattgaatatttacaaagacattagggaccactAGCTTACCCAATCCATTCGTCCATGGGTTTGAGACTAGGGTCGGCTTGCTCCTTCGTGAGTAATGATATAAGAAAAATTCATGGTCTCTAAGCCTAGTTCAGACATCACCAATTTTCTTAAAATCGTCCTCTATCTAGTCACTAATAGGCAAAGTAACCTTAGACCTTCGGGACTTGGCTCCTAGTGAGCTCATCTAGTCAATCATGTCCTGATTTAACTTCCGCTTCTGCacactttctccacctttagacttctttgaggCACTATCAAAAAATTCagtgaccttcctctttcctttggaactagaaccctccatatttgaatccttcaagatttttgaaatttgattttctaTAGTTTAGTTTCACTGCAATCTCTCTGTTCACTTCAACCTGTTATGCAAATTTCTTAGGCAAACTtccatatatagatttaatacactaggagcatttactcaattgaaattgTGCTATGATTTGCCTTTTGCAAACACAGACCTATCAGTTGCCTGCATTTAATAATGGTAGGTGGATTCATTTCAAATCTGATTTGATAATGGCGTTCACCCTTTGTTCCTATCAGCATGACTTTTCCCAATCACTCCATCGGGCATCGATGTAGCTCATTTTCCCTCATTCTGATGGTTATAGCTTCCTCGATGGCTCCACCTTCTAGCTAGGTTTTAATTTCACCTTTATTTCACATCAATGCAGCCCATTCCGATGTACCTTCcttctattcctccatggcattatGCCCATCGGGTATTGGCATAGAACCATATATGTTCCTCTGATGGCTAGAAGTTATTCCGATGAGTCCTCCTTCATAGTCCACATCTTGTTTGTTACATTGGGTCACCTTATCGGGTATCATAACAACTCATTTTATATTTCTCCGATGACCAGTGACATCGACCTCATACTTGTGTATCTTTTTACTTCTCTAGTCTATCGCCATACATTTCCCCGATGAGATCTCCTTTCTCACACCCATCTCTGCTCTCTCATCGGGTATCGGTGCAATGAAAAATATCTCCTCCCAATGAGGTGATGATAACCCAATGACTTCAACTTCAATCAGTGTAACTTATCCCGATCAAGTCTCCTTCTCTGTGCTCAGCTTGTCTTCCACATCGGGTATCCGCATAACCTGAAACACCTCTCCGCGATGGCTTAAGTTACGTTGATGACTTAGTATTCTCCTCCTTTTTGTATTGCCTCATCGAAATAGCTCCAACTGATAACACTGCGTTTGCCACCTAGTCCATCAGGTATCAAGGTAGTGTAAGATGACACTTttcgatgacccgatgacatcgcCAACAAGTTTTCTCCTGCATCCGACATTGGCATAAGTTATTGCGATAACCTCATCGAGTATCGGGGTAACTTTTTCTCCATGCTTCCGATAGTGAACGCTACGTCGATGACTCCGCCTTCTTGTTATGCTATCAGTGTAGCTCTTCCCGATGGATCACTAAATCTCCAAACTTTCTTCCTACCGATCGCACCTTGAGAAAATGCCATCAACCTCACTAGTGTGAGTTTTTCCGATTGACACACACCCTTTTCTCCTAGGCAATCTTATCGGGGTGATTTACGCTGATAaacatgattttatattttatgaagagagggctttctttcacaaatgtaacTTTCCACAACCGTGCTAATGGAGTTCTAAGGCACTAAAAACATCTCTGAATGCACTCATGAACCAGCTTCTATGATGAACCCTAAAATGTGCTCTTGCAATGCAAAGACTGTCATCATACAGGTTATCAAAATGTCACCATACTTAATGCCATCCCTTAATATGCCCAGGTGATACTTGTTCATATAGATTCAGGCTACAATTGGATTTCTTTGACACAACAACATATCTCCTACACATAATCCAACAGTAAATGAtcttatgatgaaaatatacatattaaacatcaataaatagcacaaaatattttgcaaaaatatgtgttAACAGGCTTAATTGTGACAATCTGGAGTCTTGCATGATGATAGGAAACCCCTTCAACAATGTTTGCACTAATGTCCATTAGAGTCCTAATGATCTTCCAATATTCACTAAACATTCTTTTGACTAAATTTAACAATTTCCTGCATTTGCCAAATTTTTGTCACCCAAGCCCCGTTTTTTGGTCTATCCATCCTAGGGTCAACAAAGTAGgaaaaaaattattgatttttCTAACATATCTGCATCACTCTGGACTTCTTAAAAAAGATAGATAAAATGTGTCTCACTCATATTTCTCTTAAGGTTTTCATGCTTTCTTATTTAACTAAATTATTTCTCATTGCTTTTGGAGAGGCTTGCATTCATCAATTATTGAATAGTAAAGTATTCATGTTTTATTTATActgtaaattaaatattaaattttaacctAATTTTGGGCTCTTATCAGTCCTGTTGGTTTTTGGATTGCTGTCTCTAGTTTGTTGGTGTTTTGTTCGTCAGTTGTACTTTTCTTTGGTGCTATCTTTTGCATTTTGATGGGCTTTAATGtaaatcttttgatcttttggctgtaatgggtttcaggggcccatcaaaacctattttcccttattcaaaaaaaaattattatatttcaaTTAATGTCAATGTCAATTTGGATTAATCCAtgcatttttaagaaaaaaatttaattatagTTTTCACTAGAAACTAAATTATGTTTGATAAGATTATTTTGTTCTTGTTTTAGTGGTGTTTGTCTCTAATAGTGAGACTTTATATTCAACAAAAAGTATTTTGAATGTGTACTATTATTCTCTTTGATCATTTTCTTTCAACAACTAAAAACTTGAAAACTTGTCAGAAGCATACACATTCTTCTAACCATGTTTGTACAATAAATTTTGTTAACTTTGTTATTGATCATATTTGTGCATACACATTCTTCTAATCATTGCAGACCATGTTCATACTAGAGACTTTGTTAACTTGATTATTGATCATATATGTGCATACACATTCTTCTAATCGTGTGCCAACTATAGGCTACTATGTTAAGCTAGTAAAAATTAAGagattttatttatcatttttgtGCATACACATTCTTTTAACCATGTTCATACTATAGACTATAATAAAAGTCTAGCTTTCATGCCTAGCATTTACACTTCATATATAATTATCTTACTTTTATTGATTGAAATCATCTTCACTAATTAAATtagataatatttttaaaaaaaatcttatgcAAAAACTATAAACTTAACCATAAAATTTAATAGAAACAAATTTCAATACATTAATATTTCAATATACacccgaaaaaaaaaaaaaaaaaaaaaatctataaaatctTTTTATCACAAGTCCCAGACCCAACCCATATAATTTTCTTGTGATGTCCGAAGTCCCAACCCACAACCTACCTCTTCAGTATCTTCTCTGTCACGCAACAATTTTGTTTTTGCCAAAATTTATTGACTTTGCCTCCACGTTTCTCTCCAACTCCCTCGCTCTCGTTCTGCTTATTTATACCTTCCATCTCCTTTGTTTCCTTACCATCGGCTTTGGATTTACCCTAGTTACTCAGCTGGGTGAGCTCTCTAGGTTTTCAAAAGTAATGTCAGTTACTAAGGATATTTCAAGGTTTTGGCCTGCAGAACACAATGGATCGCGGATCTGCTGCAGGTACTTGTGAACTGGGTTGTTCATATCTAGGATTTTTCAATTGGATCCGTACGATTTTGTTAATAATTGTATTATTTTGTTTCTTTCAGATTCCAGGCTTATCAGATCTGCTAGTGTTGTGGAGAGCGCAAGGGTTAGGAGGGCTTTGAGCAGATGGAGGCCAGGGGAACGGGAGATCGATATGTGGACAGAGCTGCTGCGCCATGGTCCTGTGGAAGGCAAGAAAGTCTTCTACTGCTTCCAAAATGGCGCTGGGCGAGAGAAACGGAAGAAAGAACCAGAGAGATGTAAGTAGCCAGACAGATTCTTACGAGTTGTTGTTCTTTACATTATTTTTAAAACTAATCTAAAAAATGTATGTTTTA from Cryptomeria japonica chromosome 3, Sugi_1.0, whole genome shotgun sequence harbors:
- the LOC131054794 gene encoding uncharacterized protein LOC131054794 isoform X9, whose translation is MEARGTGDRYVDRAAAPWSCGRQESLLLLPKWRWARETEERTREIIEGCKTELHYSAPRGQLTRALYRKKKWIPDLEQIPG
- the LOC131054794 gene encoding uncharacterized protein LOC131054794 isoform X8; protein product: MEARGTGDRYVDRAAAPWSCGRQESLLLLPKWRWARETEERTREILSIEGCKTELHYSAPRGQLTRALYRKKKWIPDLEQIPG